One Rosa chinensis cultivar Old Blush chromosome 3, RchiOBHm-V2, whole genome shotgun sequence DNA window includes the following coding sequences:
- the LOC112194460 gene encoding uncharacterized protein LOC112194460 yields MSARFLRLKESWIRFLILVRMCLATPREVADLEANRANLEENKAKANILMTHHMNDSLQNEYLNKEDPRKLWVELEEQFHNVHNSLLPYLEVRWNNLRLCDFKSILDYNSKALRIKSLMEFCEKYINDALMIKRTLSTFPDSAMMVAKNY; encoded by the coding sequence ATGTCCGCCAGGTTCTTAAGGCTcaaggaatcctggatacggTTCTTGATCCTAGTTAGAATGTGCCTAGCTACTCCTAGAGAAGTTGCCGATTTGGAAGCGAATAGAGCTAATTTGGAGGAAAACAAGGCAAAAGCCAACATTCTCATGACACATCACATGAATGActcgctccaaaatgagtacttgAATAAAGAAGATCCCAGAAAGCTGTGGGTTGAACTTGAAGAGCAATTTCATAACGTTCATAACTCCCTGCTTCCttatttagaagtgagatggaaCAATctccgcttatgtgatttcaagtctataCTTGACTATAACTCGAAAGCCCTTCgcatcaagtctttgatggaattctgcGAAAAGTATATCAATGATGCGTTGATGATCaagaggactctctctaccttccccgacTCTGCAATGATGGTTGCCAAGAACTATTAG
- the LOC112194459 gene encoding uncharacterized protein LOC112194459, translating into MFADDGSDEEQPNYIINSDGEQEEVGNEFNPETDIKRPVLKLGMKFGMVQILRDALREMAIQGGWEYVFIKNDKSRLRVICKEDDCPFKLFASKMQHENTLMIKRYTPTHTCTRKFNNSMVKLRYLTTKFKDQIALNGAWKPDSLAKTMSQNIRARVSTQMAYKATRAALLEVEGTIRYQFTRLKDYASELKRVDPETTVDIRCDFSNTRNDPVFKRMYICLGALKNGIKAGCRSVIGLDRAHLKSCFGGQLLTAVGTDANNTSWVVAYAMVELESKDSWIWFLELLCKDLEIKEDGAGWVFLSDKQKGLKPAFEKVVPSAYIRFCIRHMWTNFPKLFPGKVMKDQMRKCAKSTTLPYYLNDMEEMKALDEDAYKWMTDDERPPKHWCRAFFNTTSNCDIMDNNLSESFNSWIVEVRKKPPVTMFEEIRVKIMKRI; encoded by the exons ATGTTTGCTGATGATGGTTCAGATGAGGAGCAGCCGAATTACATTATTAATTCTGATGGTGAGCAGGAAGAGGTTGGTAATGAATTCAACCCCGAAACAGACATAAAGAGGCCTGTTCTCAAGTTAGGCATGAAGTTTGGTATGGTTCAGATATTAAGGGATGCTTTGAGGGAGATGGCCATACAAGGTGGCTGGGAATATGTTTTTATCAAAAATGACAAAAGCAGGTTGAGGGTTATCTGCAAAGAGGATGACTGTCCTTTTAAGTTGTTTGCCTCTAAAATGCAGCATGAGAACACACTAATGATCAAAAGGTACACTCCAACACACACATGCACAAGGAAGTTTAACAACAGTATGGTGAAATTGAGATATTTAACTACAAAGTTCAAGGACCAGATTGCCCTCAATGGTGCATGGAAACCAG ATTCACTTGCTAAAACAATGTCACAAAACATTCGAGCAAGAGTGTCAACTCAAATGGCCTATAAGGCCACAAGGGCTGCTTTGCTTGAAGTGGAGGGTACTATAAGATACCAGTTTACAAGACTCAAGGATTATGCCAGTGAGCTGAAGAGGGTGGATCCAGAAACTACAGTAGACATAAGGTGTGATTTCAGTAACACAAGGAATGATCCAGTATTCAAAAGAATGTATATCTGCTTAGGAGCATTGAAGAATGGAATCAAAGCTGGTTGTAGGAGTGTTATAGGATTGGATAGAGCACATTTAAAAAGCTGTTTTGGTGGCCAGCTTTTGACAGCAGTTGGAACAGATGCAAACAACACAAGTTGGGTTGTTGCTTATGCAATGGTGGAATTGGAGAGTAAGGACTCATGGATATGGTTTCTTGAGCTACTGTGCAAGGATTTGGAAATCAAGGAAGATGGAGCAGGTTGGGTTTTCCTAAGTGACAAGCAAAAAGGTCTCAAACCTGCTTTTGAAAAAGTGGTTCCTAGTGCATATATAAGGTTTTGTATTAGACATATGTGGACTAATTTCCCAAAACTATTTCCTGGAAAAGTGATGAAGGATCAAATGCGGAAATGTGCCAAGTCCACCACTTTGCCCTATTATCTAAATGATATGGAGGAGATGAAGGCACTTGATGAGGATGCATACAAATGGATGACAG ATGATGAAAGGCCTCCAAAACATTGGTGTAGAGCTTTCTTCAACACAACAAGCAACTGTGACATTATGGACAATAACTTGTCTGAGAGTTTCAATAGTTGGATTGTGGAAGTAAGGAAGAAACCACCTGTGACAATGTTTGAAGAAATAAGAGTCAAGATTATGAAGAGGATTTAg